CAGGACAGATAGCTTAGTCAATAGCTCAACAAGAATTAGCACGTTAAATTATTCATGGGTGATGATATACCTCACTTCTACTGATGCTATAAAGTTCAGCACATTCCgcataacaaaattttcaatgGTTTGAtctgtattaaaataaaaatttaaaaacaattaagagATCTGAATAATACTGGAAATACACacataaaaaccaaaatagtCCTGAAAGGGGTATATGACATAATTCAGAAATCCATTAAAAGTAAGGAAGTTCCGATTAAAACCCATGTTTGTGTCACATCAAAATAATAAGCCGACATTGAACCCAATATTTCTCACTCAGTAGGAATCAAAATTATGTTTCAACTTTCTAACGAATTTTGAGTTCAATGTAATTTTAATGCTACGTTTGCGCGGTTTAATTGTATATCTGAAACAAAGAGTCATACATACCTCTCAAAACGTCCTTCGGTACAGCCTCATTATCTTCAATTGACAGGTATAACTGGATATCCCCTTGGACACTTTCAATCAAgtactttaaaaatattgaactgAAGTACACTGCATTAACAGCTTTTTCATAGACCAAGGGCGATACACCAGAAGAAGACACGGACTGTTGCAAGCAGCAAGCTAGATGGAACAAAATTTTAGCGAGATGTCTGGTGTGACAATTGTTTTTGGctgcaaaacaattaaaagaaaaacaataaccAAGTGTTCAAAACAAGATCTTGCCACGGGGAAAAAATCACTCCTAAACAGTCGAACGTCAATTAACAAATCataacataaactaaaatttaaaacagtAAGAATTACTTCATTTAAAAACCcaatttctttagaaaatatAATCACCATTATGAAGTTCTTGACATTATCATAATTTCGAGATAGGAAAACCGTATCCCTTCAATGTGCCACGAATTGAACAATTGAAACCTCTCCTTCAAATCACTACCATTCTAAGCCTAAAAACGATGACcaaataaagtaattataacATGGCAAACCTAATAGCTCGCAAGCTTGTTGAACACGTTGAGCCGGCCATTGGACATTGAGAGGAAGCTCCAGCAATTTCTGCCAGAACTCTGACGAGAGAGGGAAGGGCTGGCTATCGACTAAAGTTCCGATCAGATACTCCGCCGTCTCCGGAGAGAATGTGCCACTCTTGCGCGGCGTTGACGGTACCGACCCCATTCGAAGAAATAAGGGTTTTTTCTCGCGATGCGGTCTTCGCTACTTTGTGAAATCTCGTGGACTCTAATTTGGTGTCAGATTCAGGGCAACGGCATTGCGCGAAAACAAGGGGAGAGATCAAAAGGATTTGATCCGAAGGAAAAAACAGAGATAGATTTTTTAAATCTCGAAAGCTAGTGAAGGAAACACAGAGAGTGTAGAAGGGTGAAGAACCGCAACAACGACAAGGAGCTTCCGAACGAAGGTTTTGCAGAGAAATTAAGGTCTTGTTTGGATGTTTACGCGTTTTGGCGTTTTTATTTGGCGAAATCGCacttttaaattgttaaaaccCAAACAGGATACATTTCCCTTTCgacaaaatacaaatttttatttttcttcttttaattttataaatatcgtcgctaataaaacaaaaaatagtaataaagtATCGTATTCAAATTTTCGTCCCCATTTTGTCGAAACAAAAAATTAGTATGGAGATTAATGTCtgatatgaaaatgttaaagaTCTGAAACCTTGTTAAAGCTCCAATTATCTTAATCACGTATTATGgcaaataataaaacttaatattaatagaaaataaaacattacgGCGATTATTTTCATGATGCAATGTGCATTTAGCCTAATGCTTGACTATAATCCAATGCGGTTCTGCCTGATTGTGTGCCAAACATGTGAGTGGAACACTAATAGTAAAATAAACACTTCTTTTAATGTGATTTATTATGATatgcacacacaaaaaataaaaataaaaaatatattttagtgcataaataaatatgtattagaTTCGTATTTCGAACATGCTCAATAAAAAGTATTCATAATTAAAACCTAGGCTTCTTTTAATATCATGTACTTTTGTTATGTATAATAAGAAAATGAGGATACTGAATGACTAATGTTTAATATCTGTAGTCACgtttaaatgttataataatgaTGGCTGAATATttacttataataatattttattatgattttttttttagttttgaagaaaataatatctGTTATGCTCtaaattgtgtttattttgtatttttatatcatttctaGGATTTTGATAGGTCTGGTATAACTTCAGTTTctatttcttatataaaaatgtttaaataaattgaatctCAATTTTTCACTAGTATGGTGTTTACATAGATAACTGAGATTCAAGGTCACATTTTTGTAgaataatcatttatattaatGTGTTTGTATCCTAAATTTTTGCAAACAAGCAACACATTTAAATCCATGCAACATAGAATGTGTgataatatcttaaataatcaacCATATAacagaagtttttttttaatactgtTGAAATTCGAAAGCtgtttggaaaataataaatttctaagAAAATAGTGAAGTAGAAACCCAAAGCTGATTAATggcattaaaaaatattaatgaataattaatgtgaaagaaaacaaagttttattttaaaaatgtcaaagaaTGACAAGTGATCGGTTCAATTTGCTGATTTTTGTACTATTCCTCTACAAGTTATAACCCGCCACGCGtatgataataattatagaatttatttaacctttttcaTTTGATGTCCGTCACCGccatagttattattattattatagtaaaCCTTCAAAGAGAATAGAAAAGAATTGTATATTATTAACACTAGAGAAAAAGTTTCATCCaattttgacattaaaaatattaaacgtttacttttttcttcattttttagtAATGCTATTTATGTAAATTACTTAAATtgtaaatgaatttatttaatttttttataaacagtAGAGATTATCAgagtatatattaatttcacaGATAATAAAGTTTGAATAAAGTGTGAGGTATTGGTGTTGGCGGATCCGATGATGGATGCAAGTGTCATCAATCTTGCCTTCGCCTCAACATGCTCGCCATTCTATaacatttcattatttaatcACCGTTTACTTTTCTCAatctagaaaatatatttttaacaatttctttataacttttttaaaaaatatatgattaatcctttttaaatgtataaattaataaaataaaatagcaatacataatttataataaaaaattattaaaaaaattgatagaaTATCAGCATCCTTCCTTTTATGTCTACTGAGAAGGTGAGAGTATGAaaaaatttagggttaaatatgcttttaatccctgaagtttcactgattttttgttttagtccctgcatgaaacattgatggcactGCCATGTCTTGTCTGTCCACTGCCTGTCACGTCTTTCCCACCCAAGattagggtttcagattggGGGAAAGTGGAAAAATTCCTTCTCCTGCGCCGCTACCTCCTCCATGAGAGCCACCCAGCGACTCTCATCGGCCACCATGAGCTCATTCATGGTCGCCGTCGCACAGCAATCACCGCCATCATCATCCCACCGCCACAAAGTCACACCACCACAACATTCTCCTTCATCTTGCGAGTTCGTCTGTTCGCATCGCCACTATGCCACCGTTCAACCTCCATGGTCAGCCATCTTCAAACCTgcactcagaaaaaaaaaaccaacccAGCAACAGAAAGCGCACAAGCCACCGTGCTCCACCAGTGCTGCAAAGCCGCCACAAGACGCCTTGACCACCACCTGCACAAGCCCAATCTCCACCGCAACCAACCTCCGAGAAGCCCAGACGCGAGTGATGCAGTTTCTCCACCACCTGCAACCACAATCGGACCTGCAAGACAAAACCCAATTGTGATTTTTCCCGAGAAGAAATTTTTTGGGTGGGGAATTTTTCCGAGATTGTGGCTATGTAGAGGGAAGTGTTGTTTTCTTAAAGGATTTGTAGGAATCTGCATTCCAATCTTAAAGGATTTGTAGAAATCTAAAGTCCGATCAAGGAATTTTTAggtgaaatttttggatgcaagaACACTGCAGTTTCTCCGAGAAGGAGTTTTTCCCCTTTACCccaatctgaaaccctaattttgagTGGGAAAGACGTGGCAGGCAGTGTACAGAGAAGATGTGCAGAACCGTTAGCCACCTCACCAAAAAATTAAAGCCGTCTATTTTTAGAGACTAAATATACATATTTACCATCAATATTTCatgcaaaaactaaaacaaaaaaacagtgAAACTTCATATgataaaagcatatttaactaaaaaatttaagacTAGTGTGATAGGAATTTGGAAGATTATGAAGATACACGTGTCCTGCCACCAACACTTCTCATCCATCTTATCACCTAGACAGAAAAATTGCAGCAAGCAACCTATGCAATTCAAGGGGATAAtaccttttcaaatttttttccaCTAAAGGAAATAAATTAACATTCATCATTCTTCAATATATTGTAATCACTGTTACATGTGCTTCGTGTTGTTGCGCATGTGACTCACGACACCTTTTACTTCCAACATTTATACACgctaactaatttttttaactaacttttCACCAATTCTTTTTAATCAATCCATTACAACatattacattgttttcaaACAGTTGAGAAAAACTTCATCACAACAAAACTCAGCGCTTTTTATTTACTAGTAAAAAAGcaatttatgttaaaatgtaTTACTAGTaaacaaatttaagaataaaacatttttactaACAAacaatttattgtaaaaattaatagtcatttataataatttaattgaatttattcttaaacataattttttaatcaatttaataaatataatattagaaaaattgcagcgtttccatttttttaaagacctaaaataagaactttaattttatgaacCTTAAGCAGATCTTGAACTTGATGATATAATTTCAGTGATAACTCATTAAGAAAATTTGTCTTTCAAAACATCGAAATATACTACTATGacataatataaaagatatatatatatatatatatatatatatatttaagcaATGTTTCATGAATATAgtaatgtgattttattttcttagtcaCAATTTTCTTAAGTCGGtccttaaaaaagaaaaattcaagcTGCAACCCTACCTTCTATAACAATGGCATGAAATCGTATATGTTGCTAAACAAGAGAGTTCCTCCACAGCTCAAAGCAACAAAACCATCATTTTGACTGAGATATTAACTTGAAATAAATTTGACATACAATAATTGAGAAAACCACCCTTTTGCTataaatgtcatcaaaaggtgTCCATTTTCTTGATAAGCTGTGGACCAATAAAAGTTTGACAAGAAAGTCAGTTTAGCATCTCAGTATCAACACAATAACTGGTTAGACAGTGTATATatctaaaagtaattaattaagaaGATCTTGCCATTCATTGAAGCAATGGAAAATGCAGCAACACTTTACAATTTCCTATTTGGAACTTGAGGCCAAATAACCAAGTTGCCGAGCCAATACATCTACACCCATTACACCTTGTTCTTCAATGCCCTCATTCAGCAAATCTTGCCAAAACACTTCATCAATATCTTTATCCATACTTTCTACTTCCTCCATTCTCTTCTGGCTTCCAATTTGCTCCCCCAGATTCAAACCAAGGTCAAGATCTGGTACCTCAAAATCCAACACTTGTGCTTCAAGTTTAACCAAACTTGAGTACTCTTCACCGCAATCTAACTCTCCTATTTCAACAACATTACTAGGCCCTTGATCAAGACTCCTCCTCTTCTTAGAAAAAGCTTCCTTCAGCTCCTTTCTCAGCTCCTTTTGCTGAACCAATTGTTGCACGAAGTTGGGATTCTGCATTGCCCTGGCCAAGAAATTCATCGTCTGCTGCTGTTTCTGCTCAGTCCTTTTAAGCCTTCCTTCCATTGCTTGAATGTGAACTCTAGTATTCTGTTGCTGTTGTCTGAGTTTCACCAACTCCGCCATAAGAACTTGCCTGTCACGCTTCAACCTGTCAACTTCTCCATCTAA
This genomic interval from Vigna radiata var. radiata cultivar VC1973A chromosome 8, Vradiata_ver6, whole genome shotgun sequence contains the following:
- the LOC106771128 gene encoding heat stress transcription factor A-6b-like, which translates into the protein MNPQGPVKEEFLGESSSFYAGYDPPPIMIVPQPVQGLHQTAPPPFLTKTYDIVDDPSTNHIISWSKGNNSFIVWDPQAFSVTLLPRFFKHNNFSSFVRQLNTYGFKKVDPDKWEFANEMFLRGQRILLKSIRRRKTNHQSHAMQQGVDPCVEVGLFGLDGEVDRLKRDRQVLMAELVKLRQQQQNTRVHIQAMEGRLKRTEQKQQQTMNFLARAMQNPNFVQQLVQQKELRKELKEAFSKKRRSLDQGPSNVVEIGELDCGEEYSSLVKLEAQVLDFEVPDLDLGLNLGEQIGSQKRMEEVESMDKDIDEVFWQDLLNEGIEEQGVMGVDVLARQLGYLASSSK